A window of Fusarium falciforme chromosome 1, complete sequence genomic DNA:
ACTTGGAGAAGTACGACCTTGTGGTTGCAGCGAATGTAGGTCCCAGATGCACGTCATGGCAGGTTCTATTGATTGCTGACCATTCAACGTTAGGTTCTGCACGCAACTTCCGACTTGCCGTTTGCAATGAAGAATATTCGATCTTTGTTGCGTGACGATGGATATCTCTTGGTGGGTGAACTGTCAGAGGGTAAGTAACATGCTCCGTTATGCGATTTGCAAGATTAGCTAACATTTGAACTTGTAGACCTTACTTCGGCCAATTTTCTTTGGGTATGCTACCACATATCATCATTTGGATTTCATCATTAATTCTTTGGTAGGGACCCTTGACTGGCTGGTGGCTACGCCCTCGATCACCTGGCCGGTCTGGACCTGGCCTTACCATGGATGAATGGCGTTCAGAGCTCGCTGAAGACTTCGACAGCGTTTCTGAGATCGAAGCTAGACGCGACAAGAGCGATGTCGATCAACTCTCAAGCACCATCGTCATGATGGCCAGAGCAAAGCCGGCTAACTATACTCCACCCGAGCCACTTTCTGGGGAGAAGGTGCACGTCGTTGGAGTTGGTAGCGATTCATCTACACGGGATGGCATTGAAAGATATCTCGGCAAACGTGGTGTTACTGCAACATCCAGTCATCTTGAAGAGCTTGCCTCCCAAGAATGGTCTGGAGACTGGCTCATCCTTGTGGACGAGGCTGAAGGAAGCCTTCTTGCTTCTCTTCGACCAGAGCAGCTGGAGGCACTGAAGTCATTGCTAACTAAACCCATCAAGTGCATATGGGTTACTCAAAAGGTATATCTGGATCCGCAGAATACGACAGGAGGGCTTGTGACAGGCTTTGCACGAACACTCCGAGGGGAAAACAGTCAACTTGAGCTGTACACCCTGGACTTGACCAGCGAGGGCGATGCTATACCCAACATCCTCTACCACGTCTTGGAACGGATCCATTACTCGCATGACGATCCAATTTCCAAACTGGACTACGAAGTGGCAGAGAAGGACGGGCAGCTCTGGACTTGCAGACTTGTGCAGGATGATCGTCTGGAAAACGCCTTTGGTCCTGCTCGAAAGATGGAGGCACCTGTGACGGAGGTGGTGAAGGCTCCTCATCACTTGGTTGTGGGAGAACCAGGAATCTTGGAGAGTCTTACCATGGCGCAAGATGACGAGTACTCGGCCTTACCGGATGGGCATGTTCTTGTTGAGGTCAGAGCCGTCGGACTCGACGAACGGGTAAGTACAACTGATTTCCTCTGTCGATGTCGTCTCTAACCTTGAatcaggatggatggatcgccCAGGGATCTCTTCCGGCGACAGAATTCGGCCGCGAGTGTTCTGGCATCGTCACGAGGTGCGCTGCTGATGTCACGGCATTCAGCCCGGGAGATCGAGTTGCCGTCATTGGTCAAGGGACTTTTGCAACACACTACTTGGCGCTTTCACATTGCTGTAGGAAGATACCTGACTGGCTTTCATTCGAGGTAAGAATAGTAGAAAAAAGTGAGAGTGTACGATTAACTTGGGTCTAGGATGCGGCGGCTATCCCTACAAACTTTGTCACTGCGTTGTACGCCCTGACTACGGCTGTGAGAGTCTCGACAGGCCAGGTATGTATACCATGTTAACCCAAAGAGTTGACAGGGTGTTGACATGATATTAGAaaatcctcgtcatcaacgCCACGTCAAGTCAAGGCATCGCTCTGATCAAGACGGCAACGGCGCTGAAACTAGATGTCTCCGCCGCCGTCAGTGACAAAAACGACAAGTCTCTTCTCACCAAACACGGATTCTGCTCCTCCAAGATACACGTTGTCCCGGCAAGCACCGGCCGTTCCCGTGCCACTGATGGTCAAGCGTTCAAGCTCGTGCTTAACACTCGGTCCGGCCAATATGCACAGTATTCTCATTTGGTGGCGAATCGTGGAACATATATCGAGATCGGATTGGGTGAAACTCTTGACGATGAATTCTACCCTCGACCTAACAAGAATGTCATGTTTGCTTCCATTGATCTGACGGATGCTCATAATGAGAGCAGTCAAGACCTAGGAAAGTAAGTGGCCGACTCTTTTTGTGTTTGTTCTCTGATAGCTGACGTTTGGATTGCATTAGATTGCTGGATCAAGTGATTGATATGGTTGAGAGGCGAGAAATCGATCTTGACACGTCGGTTTCGGTGGCCGGGCTTCACTCCCTTCTGTCAGCCTTTTCGACACTGTCAGAGGGTGGTCAGGGTAAACAGGTCATCTCACTTACGAATGTCGATGAGGAGCAATTGATCAAGGTACGTGCTCTCAATACTTTTCGTTCAGGGTTGTATTTAACCACCATCTAGACACGACCCAAGACTTCTTCTTTCAGTCCACACAAGACATACATCATCACAGGCGGTCTTGGTGGCTTGGGGCGCGCAATTGCGGTGTGGATGGCCAGCTATGGCGCTCGGAACCTCGTTCTGGCTACCAGTTCGGTTTCAAGGGCTATGCAGTCTGATGATCTTTTGCAACAATTGTCATCGTATGGATGTAATGCCAGAGTTGAGGTTTGCGATGTGGGTGACTTTGCAGCTGTCGAGCGCCTCGTTGCTGCCATTGAGACTCCTGTCGGTGGAGTTATTCACTCAGCCCTGAGACTTAGCGTGAGTCCACTATGATTCTCATGTGTATACCCATCTAACTATTTCATCTAGGACCGATTTTTCGAGGACATCACCTTGGAAGACTTCGATGCTGTATTCGGTCCAAAAGTCAACGGCACGCTGAACCTCCATACGTGCCTTCTCAACCACGACCTCGACTTCTTTGTCATGCTCAGTTCGGGTTGCGGAGTCTTGGGTAACGAGGGTCAGTCGAATTACTCGGCAAGCAGCACTTTCCTCGACACCTTTGCCAGATACCGTCAAAGTCTCGGACTCCCAGCCTCATCTGTTGACCTCGGATTTGTCGAGGACGTCGGAAACATCAGCGAGCGTCCCGAGATCCAGGCTTCTTTGCTATCCCGTGGGCTCAGGCCCATCACAGTGAGGGATGTTCTACGCGTGGTCGAGGGGGCTATTGCAACGGGTTCGCCCAAGAATGCAAACCTGACCAGAGACTCTTCCTACGATGACTTTTCAAAGAGTCAAATCGTTCTCAGCTTTGGCATGATTGACAAGGCTACAGCAGAATGGCAGTCCTGGGCCAAGGACGCAAAGTTTGGGTTGTTGCGATCCAGGGCTGCTGACAACGCGGCAATTGATTCCGAAtctgatggaggagagagtGCAGTTCAGACAGCCGTCAAGGCCTTCCGAAACACTCTGGGGCGGGTTGCTGATGTGCCAGAGGGCAAAGAGGCGGCTTTGCAGCCCGTTGTTTGTTCTGCTCTCGTTGCCAAGTTGGCACAGGTGCTGTCGATGAAGGTTGGCGAGATCCAACCTACGAGATCGGCAGTCCAGTATGGCATGGATTCGCTCATTGCCATCGAGGTTAGATCTTGGGCAAGATACGCGTTCCAGATTGATTTGCCCATCAATGATTTGACGAACCCGTATAGCATCCAGGATCTGGCAGCTAGGGTTTCTCGAATGATTGTATGAGGAGGGATTGTGATGTCTCCTCCAGGGGGTTGAAATTTACGACAGATCATGGGTTTCCTGTCTTTTTTCATAGTTTACATTTCTGCATCCAAGTATAGGTATTTGAGAGACACGTCAAGTGCATAAACTCTTTGCTTTCTGGAGATCATCGTCCCTTCCGATCCATGCTCCTCTTGGGCTTGTTTATACTGCACATCTCAGGCTTGATGGGAGTCCAAGCTGGCGGGCTACCCCAATAAGAGCTTATGCGCATAAGAAACCCCCTTTTTCTCTAAGGGTATATATCTCTCGCAGGGCTTGACATTCGACTTCCTGATTTTCAGTCCTCTTCAAACACGATGTGaccgccatcctcatcgcTAACATAAACCGGTGCCTCTCCCAGAACCACAACCTCCATATGACCCTGTGGAATATCCTTTTCCAAACGATCAATATCATCCTCAGTCTCACCCTCACTCTTTATCGCAGACGCAATATGAAACCCCTGATGGACAAGACAAAGGCGGAAACCGTTCTGCGGACCAAACCTGCCGGTCTGGTAGACAAAGAAGAGCATTGATCGTTCAAGTCTATTTGTCTTTTTGTTGCGGTCTCCGTGGTAAAAGATGTGATGTCGGACGGCGCCGGGGTGATTGGGGATTTCGTCTAGGGGGCTACCGAGGGCGAGTTGGTGGAGGATtgaaggagggaggggggttTGGGGTGTGACGATGTTGAAACTCATGATGGAAGTTGGAGCTTGAAGATGACCCAGGTGGTCCTGAGAAAAAGATGTACGACCGGTGTGGCTTTTATAGCATGATGGATCCAAAACCGGGATTGTGTTGAGGCTGTATTCAGCGGCATGACTCACACGGAGTGATTGATCTGCCTGTCAGCCTCAAGGCTTGGTATTGTTGTCTAAGATATGGCACCACATAAAAAGGATCGGTGAACTATTAGAACTTCATCTGGTACAGGAGCAGGCATAATATCCTAAGAGCCATCCGCCATTTATTTACAACATCTATCCTCTTATGAGAATCAAGAGAACAACCAGGGGGGACTGCACGACCATTCGACTTCCTTTTATCAACCGTCTGCTCCTTGAACATCACTGCAACGTAAAAGAAACCTCAATTTACCTTGCACATTCCTCTCTGAGATTAGAATATTCAATAACCACTCCTATTGTTATCGATCATACTCCTATGCCCAGTTAGCGATCACGTACCTCACTCACGCGGTGAAGACCTCCAAGCCTTGTATGATTTCGTCCCAGATGGCATCCAGCTTTCAAAAGAAGCACAATCCGCCAAATGACGACTTGGACTTGCTTGTAGTGACAGCAGAGACCGAGAAAGTATGCATAGAGAAAGCAGGCTGTAAAAGCCATCGCTGTATTGATCCATGTCTATAGGGCATGATTCCAGCCCGTGACGTCTATCGAATTCCACGCTCATTACATGTACAAAAATCCAAACTCATAATCCCATCGCATTGCCATGCGCCTTTTTGTACTCCATTATGCGCCGTTCTTCTCATCGTTGGACCACTTCCATGcgtcctcgatggccttcCAATACTGTTCTGGGTGCTTTCGCATGTGTCCGACGTGGCCGCTGCCGTCAAAGAGCTCTGTGCGAACCACGTAGCCTCGCTCCTTGGATTCGGCGACGTAGGCTTCAATGTCCTCGTAGGAAATCAGGTCGTCCTCCTTGCTGTACAGATACAgtctcttggcctccttTGTCTCAAACGActcatcgtcgacgaccCTCAGCGCAAAGGCACCTGCGGGTTCAGTGCCCGTGATCCACTGATACGTGGCGTTGACGAGCAGGACTCCGGCCCAGAGGGCTTGAGTAACGGCGAAAGGCCAGGGAAACCAGTTTGCGGTGCCTAGACTCATGGCGCGGGACCAGTTCCCGAGGGTTCGGCGGGAGAGCCATGGGCTTCCGGGGGTCGAGTCGAGAACGAGGAGCTGATGAGGGAATGCGGAAGAGTTCTTGTCCTGGAAGGCCTTGAGGGTGGTGCCGTAGCTGATGGCGCCCGTATTGGACATGGCGTGAATCAAAACCGACGACTTTCGATCTCCCAGGAGCTTCTCTAGGTTCTCGAGGACGGGAACCATGGCCTCTGTCCGCTGGTCGAGGCTGGTAAACATGGCCTTTGAAATGGGGCTCAAAATGATGATCTGCTTCGAGTAGGGGAACAGCACGCGGTAGCCCTCGGCGTACTTGGAGACGTGCTTGGGAAGTCCATCGCCCCAGCCGTAGATGACGACAGCTTCGGGATGATCGGCGGGAGGATGCTCAGGGAGAGCTTCTCGAACGAGGACCTGGTCGCTCACGGCGGTGAAGCCGGGCAGCATGGGGAGCTTGGGAGACATGGCTGCTGACGATGTGTAAGAAAAGATgaatgaggaagaggccaaaCAAAGGGAATCCCGCTTGTTTATAAAAAACGAATTCTCCTGTAAGGCTGAGTCGCTAGCGTCTTTGATAGACCGTTGGGGATTTCTCGAAAAAGTCCGACGGAGCATTTGACTGATCGGTCGCTCTCCGACCGGGGTGACTTCTTCTTTCGGAGGCTTCGGCCGCCCCGGGGATGACGATGGCTGCTAAGCTGCTTCCCACCAAAAAACGTGGCACCCAACGATTTTTAGGGGGATTCTGAGGAGACGAATTAAAGAGTCCGCCAAGCGCGAGAATGGAGCTTTTCTGACCATGCGCCGAGGCAAATGGGTCCTTGTGTTTGGGTGAGACGAATCGTAACACGGCCTCTTCGTTGCCTCAGCTGAGTGATTGCATGAATCGAGAGTCTATGTTAATCAATGCCGGCTTATCAATCGAGGCTATTGATCAATGGCGTACAATCGTCTGTTGGCAGAGTCCATGTCTTTGAGTAACCGCCAGCCGGCCGACAATGGATCAATGGATATTATTTTGAACCGCCGCTAGCGCACAGCCCCCAATGCGACAATCCTTCGAAATCCTGTTCAGTAAATTCTTGAACAGAGGCCGTCGTCGGTTGAACGAGCTGGGTAGACAATGCGATAAGGCTGCTTTGCGACGAACAAGGCAGCTTGTGTGGTAAGAGTCCCTCGTTGATCATGATCTCCGTATGTTTGTATTTCGTCGTGTACGCGCGTCAAACATCCGCTCGCCGAGTAGCATTGTCAGTTGTCGAGATTGCTGTGTTCCGTGGCAGATTATGACAAAGATGAGCGTCTGGAGATGGTCTTTGCTGTTCCGTGATGCTTTGTGTGACTACACTCGGGTACTCAAACTGGTCCGAGGGAGTGCCAATAAGTATGAATGATGCCCACGTCCTGGGTAATCAGGTGGGCCATGAGACATATTCCGCGGTCGCTCAAACTAGAGGATATAGTTGAGTAGATGATGAGACCTGGGCGCGCCCAGTACATTCAATCACGTCGAGATCAACACCACTTTCCAGGGGGAACTCGTAAGTCAAAGCTCACAAGCCACATCTTCAAGCAACTTGGAACGTCTGCTCACTCCATCCATAGGTGCGCTTCAACCTCAGTGCCAGTGTTAAAAGTCTAACGCCCTCGACCTGTCCATTGTGCGGACGGTGTAAGGTTACTGGCTTCCGAATCGCCATAGATTCAAGCGACCGAAACGTATAGACAGAGCTATACTTCGAATGGACCGAGAAACCCAGATCGGCCATGGCCGCCTCGAACGACACCCAACTCACTGAGCCTCGAGCTTCCGACTTTTTGAAAATCTTCATAAAGATATTCATGGTCGACTCGCTCCCACTCAGGGTCTGCGACATCTGCGCAGGCTCCTGCTCTTCAATCTCCGGCGTGTTCGTAGCTACTTTGAAGGCGGAAGGTTGAGTAGGCCGCGTCTTCTGTTTGTGCCTTCGACTTTCCATCTGCTCCTCCAGAGGCTCTTGCGTGGCTAGCACCGGAATCTGCTCAGCCTTGCCGTCCTGCTCCTTTCGCGCTTGAGCTTGCTCGCATTGATCCTCGAGATCAGCGATACACTCCTCGGCCAAGGCCTGGTAGAGGCATCCCAGCGTTGCGCCAGCCTTCTGGACAGTGTGCGCTTCCATTGCGTCGAAGGCTTTATCAGCCATTCCAGGCTCGATAAGGTTGTCGATGGGGGCAGCATAGTCGCGCAAGTCAATCTCCATCTTGATTGGCGCTAGCTCGGCTTCGAGCTCTTGACTCTTCGTGACGAATATATGGCCCTTCTTGCGGGAAGCCGTGGGGAGGGAGGTCGACGAGGTAAGGTCGTTGACAAATCCAGTGATGACAGAGAAATCGGCCAGAGACTCGGCTTCCCGTTCAACCAGTCGCTCGCGCTCCGAAGGATGAGAAGCGTAAAGTTCGCCCAGTTTCTTCAACCACTCTGCGGCCTTTGCAGTGGTGGTTTCGGATTGGCACAGTCGCAGGAGGTAGTGACATTGAGGGTCGCTCCTGGTCAATTCCGCTACATTGACTTTCATGTGGAGGCGTGAGTTACCAGCTTTGTCGAACTGATTGGCGATGCGCCTGAACCGCTTGGAGCCACTTCCCGTTGCGGGGTGCCGCTTGAATTGAGCTTGCGCCCGGGAGTATTGGAGGTGGCACACATTGGAAAGTTCTTGAAGAATAGTTCCTCTGTATGCTTTGTTAGTTGAGCCTTCTAGTAGCTCAATACAACGAGTGATGTAGGCCCAGGTAGCCCCAGCCTGGATGCCAATATCAACAGCATCAAAGAAGGCGGCACCGATGAACTTGTCAGTGTGCACCGGCAACACACGTCCCTTCTCATCGGGGACAAGGTCCGGGCGACTAAAGAATACAGCATTGACGGCATGGGCAAGCATGATAGACTCGGTGCGGAGGAGGTCGACACGTTCCTCCAGAGCCGACATTCGGTCGCGAGCGCTGGCCACGAGGTCTCTGAGCTCGATCTTGCCTGTGGTGTCTCGAACAGATAGGCTAGAAAAGGCACATGCTAGTCCATCTCCCTCGTCGTTCTTGAATGACTGCTGTTGATCCTTTGTCCGTGGTCCCATTCTCAGGACGTCTTCCGCCATGACATTAAGGCATTGGAGTAGCATCATTTGCCTGTCAAGCACCAATTGGCCAAAGGACTGTGGCACGCAGACATTGGCCCGTACTGCAGGCGCAAATACAGCCAATGACTTCTCCTTCTCGTGCGAAAGCTTGATAGATACTCCGTACTTTTCGTCAATGAAGAAAGTGTAGCAGTCTTCGAAGGAGTCGGCGTGGCGCAGGTATGTTCTATCCATCACGTTGACGATGTGGTGGTAATCGCCAAGTCCGCCGTTGAACCCGCAGTACTGCTGGACCAGGGTGGTCGTCGCTATGTGTTTGAGAAGTTCGAGGAAGAAGTCAGAACCGGGCTCTGAAATGTCGCGAAGATTCCATTCCGGTATGAACTTGTAAACAGCGCCGAGGCTGATGTCCAATGGGTGCTTCAGTACTTCGCCGTCTGTTGCCCCAGCTTGCATGCAATGCTTCCTTTGACTTTTCGAAAGCGACCTCCAAATCTCGTCCACTCTCGCACCGTGGACCTTGTACTTTTGCACAAGGTCTTGGTGGAGGTCTCGAAGTGTCTCCGGGTGTGAAAGTGTCATGTTGATTTTGGGCAGGGGTTCGATTGGAGCAAGACCAGTGCGTGGCgacttgaccttggctgcCAATAACGGCGATTGATTCCTTGAGATGAAAAGAAGATTCTGAATGGAGACAATTTCTCGTCAGGGAGAAAACTTGGAATCTGAACACGTCACGTGTCTGGTTGTTTTGGTAGGTATGTGTTAGTGTGGAGGACGCGACTTCCATCTCTGCAGTGACAGGCCTTAGTCAGCCATGGCGGCTTTCCAGGAGGTCGAGTCTCAAGTGTGAAGAGTTGCGGATGGCTGAATCGAGTATGCCGCAGGGAAAAGGCATCAGACCCGAATCACACAAGCAGGAGAACGCACCAGTTCAACGCACCAGTTCAACGCACTCCAATCAATCCAGGGCGGGTGCATAAGGGGCCGATCGGTTACCAGGTCCTTGGGGCGGACCCCAGCACCGGTCAGCCAAGCGGAGTCCACGTGACCGTTCTGGCTGCAACCAACAGCTTGAGTATCAATGCTTTGAGGTTATTTCATCTAAGTTAAAGAGTGAGAAGCTCCATCAAGCTTTGTTCATCCCACAAGAGCCAATACTTGTCCCCAGCCAAACGGGGGGTCACAGACGAAAGATGGACTGACAAATGGGTCTCAGACCCCTGGAAATATCGCGTCTTCATTCCGGCGAATAGCGGGGTAATTAGTTTAGCTGGCTCCCGTGATGCCTCTCCCTGCCGCCTTCAACGAACACTTCCCAGCGCACTAGAGAGAGCGGAATCCCCACATCGTCACACCCGAGCTGTCTGTTGCCGAGTCTTTAGAACCGTCATGTCTAGCCCCAAGTCCGATCAAGACGCCCCGAGGTCGCCTTCGAAGTCGTCACCGAAGTCCCCAAAGTCGCCAGCCGAGGTGGTCCAATCGTCGTCCCCTGGAGACACCACGTCCCACCCGACAAACACGCAGATCCCCTTTGTACGTTGCTTTGACCCCAACTTTGACAGACCGGGGTGTTAATTTAGGTCGATCGGATAGAACCAGGATGATGCTGGAGAGGATTCCGCATatgaggatgatggaagGCGAGTCGGGCTTGCTCGTGGCGCGCACCGTTGGCTAACGTTTTGCTAGCATTGTGTCGTCAACCGCGTCTCTTTCGGAAAGCATCTTTGACTACCGCAACCTTCACGGGCGAACGTTTCAGAACTCGAAAACGACCGAATATTGGGGTCCCAACGATGATAGACAAAATAATGGCCTCGACATAGCGCACCATTTCATGGTGATGCTCAAGAACGACCGCCTATTTGACGCGCCCGTCACTCACATGTCCAAGGTCCTCGACGTGGGCACTGGTACCGGCATCTGGGCTATCGACATGGCAGACGCGTACCCAGAGGCCGAGATTATTGGTACCGACATCAGCGCCATCCAGCCCAACTGGGTGCCCCCAAACTGTGCGTTCCACATCGAAGACGCCCAGCTCGAATGGACGTTCCGCCCCGAAAGCTTCGACTTTATCCACATTCGAGCCCTCTACGGCAGCATCAGCGACTGGGGCGAACTCTACCGCCAGGCGTACGCGGCACTGGCGCCCGGTGGATGGATCGAGAATATGGAGATCAACATCCATATGTACAGCGATCTGCCCGAGATCAGGGACGACCCCGACCACATCTTTAAGCGCTGGGCCCAGGTATTCTGGGAAGCTACGGATAAGATGAACAGGACGCTGCGCATTGCCATGGACGGCACCATGCGCAAGCTCATCACCGAAGCCGGCTTCGAAAAGGTTGTGGAGAAGACGTACCAGGTGCCGTGCGGTGCTTGGAGCAGCGACCCAAAGATGAAGCAGATTGGCGCGTACAACCTGGCGTTTATGGATGAGAGCTTGGAGGGCTTCGCCTTGTTCATTTTGCGTGAGATAATGGGGTGGGAATACGACGAGGTACAGATGTTTGTCATGGAGATGCGCCAGGCCATACGCAACACCAAGATTCGGCCGTATTATCTCGTGTAAGTGATGCTTTGAGCTCGTTCCTCGCTCCATAGCTTACCCACTCCACAGGACCAATGTTTACGGACAGAAGCCCGAGACGGCCAAGTAGTCCTTTCTCCTCTGCTCTCTTAGCGGACTCCGAGGTATGCCCACTGTATGGGCTAGGTCTAGGCTGCCATTCGTCGTCAAGCGTTTATTTATCACGATACTTACTTTGGTTGTCTCATGCTTTGGATATAAATTGCTCAAGACAGAATGATTGCGCCATTACTGAGTACATATGTAGATTTGGGATGATATTACGGGAATGTTGATGCCCTCTTTTCAGCTGAAACGATAAAAAGGAATAAACGTTATGGCAAACTGGGACTGACGTGATCAATCTGAAAGAACTCTCCGAGCGCTTGAAAGTACACAAATCCGGGGGCATCGACAACATAAGTAGAGTTCCATCTTAATCATTATACAATCTTGGATCCTgataaaaatagctagagTGCCTGTTTCACTAGGCTTTGGATCTGTCGGCTCGATCCATTGCCTGCACCCACATGTCAGATATGGTGAACAGACCGAGTGAGTTTCGAGCATCCCACGGCTTCGTTGGGTTCACAAGAGCCAGGTCAAAGTGGCGCATCAACTATGTTCAAAGTTAGATATCAGCAACAAGAAACTTTCTCCCTTGCTTACCTCGAATATGGTCTTTCCAAGCTCGAGATTGGCCACTGGTTTGCCTAGGCACTGGAATTTGCCGTGTCCAAAGACTAGCTCGCTTGTGCGAATCATGGCGGCTAGCTTTTCGGGATCTGCGTTCAACCAGCGTTCGGGTCTGAAGACTTTTGAGTCTTTGCCGTAGATTTCTTCGCTGTGGTGGATGCCATGTCCTGAATATCCAATGGAGACGCCGCCTGGTAGGAAGATGCTTTCGCCGTTGACGGTTACAGTGT
This region includes:
- a CDS encoding Ipa protein — encoded protein: MTLSHPETLRDLHQDLVQKYKVHGARVDEIWRSLSKSQRKHCMQAGATDGEVLKHPLDISLGAVYKFIPEWNLRDISEPGSDFFLELLKHIATTTLVQQYCGFNGGLGDYHHIVNVMDRTYLRHADSFEDCYTFFIDEKYGVSIKLSHEKEKSLAVFAPAVRANVCVPQSFGQLVLDRQMMLLQCLNVMAEDVLRMGPRTKDQQQSFKNDEGDGLACAFSSLSVRDTTGKIELRDLVASARDRMSALEERVDLLRTESIMLAHAVNAVFFSRPDLVPDEKGRVLPVHTDKFIGAAFFDAVDIGIQAGATWAYITRCIELLEGSTNKAYRGTILQELSNVCHLQYSRAQAQFKRHPATGSGSKRFRRIANQFDKAGNSRLHMKVNVAELTRSDPQCHYLLRLCQSETTTAKAAEWLKKLGELYASHPSERERLVEREAESLADFSVITGFVNDLTSSTSLPTASRKKGHIFVTKSQELEAELAPIKMEIDLRDYAAPIDNLIEPGMADKAFDAMEAHTVQKAGATLGCLYQALAEECIADLEDQCEQAQARKEQDGKAEQIPVLATQEPLEEQMESRRHKQKTRPTQPSAFKVATNTPEIEEQEPAQMSQTLSGSESTMNIFMKIFKKSEARGSVSWVSFEAAMADLGFSVHSKYSSVYTFRSLESMAIRKPVTLHRPHNGQVEGVRLLTLALRLKRTYGWSEQTFQVA